Proteins co-encoded in one Paraburkholderia edwinii genomic window:
- a CDS encoding alpha/beta fold hydrolase: MTDHRTDYQFASTPSLDIAYLEWNPQGERTAVLMHGWPDSPQCWSGVAPALAAAGYRVLAPALRGFAPTRFRDASTPRSGQLAALGRDLLDFCGALQLSQPVLIGHDWGARAVGNACGLDRSAASHLVMLSVGYGTNDPAQIIPLQQVRNYWYHWFMATPRGQDAVERDRRAFTRLMWDTWSPAGWYTEDVFDEACRAFDGPDWAQVVVHSYRHRWAFVEGDPAYAADEAQLKPAPVLAVPTLVLHGGADLCNDPASSAGRERFFTGRYERVVLDGVGHFPQREAPQAVASEILKFLDV; this comes from the coding sequence ATGACTGATCACCGAACCGACTACCAGTTTGCGAGCACACCGTCGCTCGACATCGCTTACCTCGAATGGAATCCGCAAGGCGAACGCACGGCGGTGCTGATGCACGGCTGGCCCGATAGCCCGCAATGCTGGTCCGGCGTTGCGCCGGCGCTTGCCGCAGCGGGTTATCGCGTGCTCGCGCCCGCGCTGCGCGGCTTTGCGCCCACACGCTTTCGCGATGCGTCGACGCCGCGCAGCGGCCAGCTCGCCGCACTTGGCCGCGATCTGCTCGATTTCTGCGGCGCGTTGCAGCTTTCGCAACCTGTGCTGATTGGACACGACTGGGGTGCTCGCGCGGTGGGCAATGCGTGCGGACTCGACCGGAGCGCGGCGTCGCATCTCGTGATGCTGTCGGTCGGTTACGGCACCAACGATCCGGCGCAAATCATTCCGCTGCAGCAGGTGCGCAACTACTGGTACCACTGGTTTATGGCGACGCCACGCGGACAGGATGCGGTCGAGCGTGACCGGCGCGCGTTCACGCGGCTGATGTGGGACACGTGGTCGCCGGCCGGCTGGTACACCGAAGACGTCTTCGATGAAGCGTGTCGCGCATTCGACGGCCCGGACTGGGCGCAAGTGGTCGTGCATTCGTACCGCCATCGCTGGGCCTTCGTTGAAGGCGACCCCGCGTATGCCGCGGACGAAGCGCAGCTCAAGCCCGCGCCGGTGCTCGCCGTGCCGACGCTGGTGCTGCACGGCGGCGCCGATCTGTGCAATGATCCCGCGTCGTCGGCCGGCCGCGAGCGGTTCTTCACCGGCCGCTACGAACGCGTCGTGCTCGACGGCGTCGGCCATTTTCCCCAGCGTGAGGCGCCGCAAGCCGTCGCGTCCGAAATCCTCAAGTTTCTGGATGTCTGA
- a CDS encoding LysR family transcriptional regulator — MQKAPAIESVESTETGPAAASASLDIVLLRTFLQVVDAGGFALAGEQLALTPSAVSGHIRRLEESAGARLLARTTRRLELTPAGETLYIYARNIVDLEREARARLHGHAMHGRLRVGASEDFAGTWLPRVLQTFRRWHPDAAIELKVGITADLLRQQGRGKLDVVFGKQCARISDDIGDEGELLWEEPLVWAYSAVSALEADAPVPLAVFPDPCVYRESALAALAASGRPWRIAFESGSMAGCVAAALAGFAVAPIARSQLRDGLRELGVADGLPELPDAQFYAFARKVAPAVTALVEAVRELGARNRFASVALR, encoded by the coding sequence ATGCAGAAAGCCCCAGCTATCGAGTCTGTCGAATCCACCGAAACCGGCCCGGCCGCTGCGTCGGCATCGCTCGACATCGTGCTGTTGCGCACGTTCCTGCAAGTCGTCGACGCCGGTGGGTTCGCGCTTGCCGGCGAGCAGCTCGCGCTCACGCCGTCGGCGGTGAGCGGTCATATCAGGCGGCTCGAGGAAAGCGCCGGCGCCAGGCTGCTGGCGCGCACCACGCGGCGTCTCGAGCTCACCCCGGCGGGCGAGACGCTGTACATCTACGCACGCAATATCGTCGATCTCGAGCGCGAAGCACGGGCCAGGCTGCATGGCCACGCGATGCACGGCCGGCTGCGCGTCGGCGCGTCCGAAGATTTCGCCGGCACCTGGCTGCCTCGCGTGCTGCAGACATTTCGCCGCTGGCATCCGGACGCGGCAATCGAACTGAAGGTCGGCATCACGGCTGATCTATTGCGTCAGCAGGGGCGCGGCAAACTCGATGTCGTGTTCGGCAAGCAATGCGCGCGCATCAGCGATGACATCGGCGACGAAGGCGAGTTGTTGTGGGAAGAGCCGTTGGTCTGGGCCTACTCGGCCGTATCGGCGCTCGAGGCCGATGCACCGGTGCCGCTGGCGGTGTTTCCGGACCCGTGCGTGTATCGCGAGTCGGCGCTTGCCGCGCTCGCCGCGAGTGGACGACCGTGGCGTATCGCCTTCGAGAGCGGCAGCATGGCCGGCTGCGTCGCCGCGGCGCTGGCCGGCTTCGCGGTCGCGCCGATTGCGCGCAGCCAGTTGCGCGACGGTCTGCGGGAACTGGGTGTGGCGGACGGGTTGCCCGAGTTGCCGGATGCGCAGTTCTACGCGTTTGCGCGCAAGGTCGCGCCCGCGGTCACCGCACTCGTCGAGGCCGTGCGCGAGCTTGGCGCGCGAAACCGCTTTGCGAGCGTCGCGTTGCGATGA
- a CDS encoding undecaprenyl-diphosphate phosphatase — translation MSLSFLIFLSVLQGVTELFPVSSLGHTLLVPALFGMHIDKHAPQLLPFLVALHLGTAFALLWYFRARWIALIGGFFASLGGRRNEDGHMMWALIIGTIPAGIVGLLLEKRLERVFHDLRIVAIALIVNGILLWLGDRLQRSRAHRPPEKLTFKQAFFVGLAQVGALIPGFSRSGLTMIAGNAAGLTSEKAAEFAFLLGTPIIFAAGLLEVPKLFHAPEQLGDAVLGGVLTAIAAYLSVRFLMRYFEGRGRLASFGVYCVIAGLVCLGWFITHPQPVV, via the coding sequence GTGAGCCTGTCGTTTCTGATTTTTCTGAGCGTGCTGCAGGGCGTCACCGAACTCTTTCCAGTTAGCAGCCTTGGTCATACGCTGCTCGTGCCCGCGTTGTTCGGTATGCACATCGACAAGCACGCGCCGCAATTGCTGCCGTTCCTCGTCGCGCTGCATCTGGGCACCGCGTTTGCATTGCTCTGGTATTTCCGCGCGCGCTGGATCGCGCTGATCGGCGGCTTCTTCGCGTCGCTAGGCGGACGGCGCAACGAAGACGGCCACATGATGTGGGCGCTGATTATCGGCACGATTCCGGCCGGCATCGTCGGCCTGTTGCTCGAGAAGCGTCTCGAACGTGTGTTCCACGACTTGCGTATCGTGGCGATCGCGTTGATCGTCAATGGCATCCTGCTGTGGCTCGGTGATCGTCTGCAGCGCTCGCGCGCGCATCGTCCCCCGGAGAAACTCACGTTCAAGCAGGCGTTTTTCGTCGGCCTCGCACAGGTCGGCGCGCTGATCCCGGGCTTCTCGCGCAGCGGCCTCACGATGATCGCGGGCAATGCGGCGGGGCTCACATCGGAGAAGGCCGCCGAATTCGCGTTTCTGCTCGGCACGCCGATTATCTTCGCCGCGGGTCTGCTCGAAGTGCCGAAGCTCTTCCATGCGCCGGAGCAGCTTGGCGACGCGGTGCTCGGCGGCGTGCTGACCGCAATTGCGGCTTATCTGAGCGTGCGCTTTCTGATGCGTTATTTCGAAGGGCGTGGGCGGCTGGCGTCGTTTGGCGTGTACTGCGTGATCGCGGGTCTCGTTTGTCTCGGCTGGTTCATCACGCATCCGCAGCCGGTGGTTTGA
- a CDS encoding aldose epimerase, with product MPQFQQQDILEIAQGPSRLRFAPQAGGRLLSWEIDGSPVIFWPDHADWSHPAKIRGGNPLLFPFLGRHFVDGRIGEWRDRQGTVRALPMHGFARDMAFDAALDEARATVRMTLTDSEATRTGYPFGFRFDATYRLVDTHTLDVELTTSNTGDTALPYYAGHHFYFALPHTQRNETVLELPCTETRYQLPDGSLAAPEPGEPSYRLDEDRILDRFHCLKGAAAHPVRLVQLGLNRSITIDLQRPGSVPWFAVTTWTEKPESDFYCVEPWLGLPDAIHNEEGLRWLEPGEAETAALRISVGALP from the coding sequence ATGCCTCAATTCCAGCAACAGGACATCCTCGAGATCGCACAAGGCCCGTCGCGGCTGCGCTTTGCGCCACAAGCCGGCGGCCGGCTGCTGTCTTGGGAGATCGACGGCAGCCCCGTCATTTTCTGGCCCGACCATGCGGACTGGAGCCATCCCGCGAAAATCCGCGGCGGCAACCCGTTGCTGTTTCCGTTCCTCGGCCGTCATTTCGTCGACGGGCGCATCGGCGAATGGCGCGACCGGCAAGGCACGGTGCGCGCGTTGCCGATGCACGGCTTCGCGCGCGATATGGCGTTCGACGCGGCGCTCGACGAAGCGCGCGCAACCGTGCGCATGACGCTTACCGATAGCGAAGCAACGCGCACCGGCTACCCGTTCGGCTTCCGCTTCGACGCGACGTACCGGCTCGTCGATACGCACACGCTCGACGTCGAGCTGACCACGTCGAACACCGGCGACACCGCCCTGCCGTACTACGCCGGCCATCACTTCTACTTCGCGCTACCGCATACGCAGCGCAATGAGACGGTGCTCGAACTGCCGTGCACCGAAACGCGCTATCAGTTGCCGGACGGCTCGCTCGCGGCGCCCGAGCCCGGCGAGCCGAGCTACCGGCTCGACGAAGACCGTATCCTCGATCGCTTCCACTGTCTGAAGGGCGCGGCCGCGCATCCGGTGCGTCTGGTTCAGCTCGGATTGAATCGCAGCATCACGATCGATCTGCAGCGTCCGGGTTCGGTGCCCTGGTTCGCCGTCACCACGTGGACCGAAAAGCCGGAGTCGGACTTCTATTGCGTCGAGCCGTGGCTCGGCCTGCCCGATGCGATTCACAACGAAGAAGGTTTGCGCTGGCTCGAACCGGGCGAAGCGGAAACCGCGGCGCTGCGAATCTCGGTTGGCGCGTTACCGTAA
- a CDS encoding hydroxypyruvate isomerase family protein — MSELRHRNTPLPNMFKFSANLSTLFQDRPLADRIAAARTAGFSAVEMWFPYNVPPAQLRDTLREHGVPMIGINTEAGNVNAGDWGLAADPGRRGAFIESLHEAFEYAQVIGCPNVHVMAGMIDASASHAVAWDTYQANIDEACRIAAQYALTVMIEPLNAVDRPAYLLTRQQQAIALIDTLKRPNLKIMLDLFHVQRGEGNLIERMLTSLPYAAHVQIADVPGRHEPGTGEINFAKVFEALQKAGWTGWIGAEYFPAGATEAGLGWMKSEDE, encoded by the coding sequence ATGTCTGAACTCCGTCACCGCAATACGCCTCTTCCGAATATGTTCAAGTTCTCCGCCAATCTGTCGACGCTGTTCCAGGATCGCCCACTTGCCGACCGGATCGCCGCCGCGCGCACGGCCGGCTTTAGCGCCGTCGAAATGTGGTTCCCGTATAACGTTCCGCCCGCCCAATTGCGCGACACGCTGCGCGAGCACGGCGTGCCCATGATCGGCATCAACACCGAGGCAGGCAATGTGAATGCAGGCGACTGGGGGCTTGCCGCCGATCCGGGCCGGCGCGGTGCGTTTATCGAATCGCTGCACGAAGCGTTCGAGTACGCGCAGGTGATCGGGTGTCCGAATGTTCATGTGATGGCGGGCATGATCGACGCATCGGCGTCGCACGCAGTGGCATGGGACACCTATCAGGCGAATATCGACGAAGCCTGTCGGATCGCCGCGCAATATGCGCTGACGGTAATGATCGAGCCGCTCAATGCCGTCGACCGCCCCGCGTACCTTCTGACGAGACAGCAGCAGGCGATTGCGCTGATCGATACGCTGAAACGTCCGAACCTGAAAATCATGCTCGATCTGTTTCATGTGCAGCGTGGTGAGGGAAATCTGATCGAACGGATGTTGACGAGCCTGCCGTATGCGGCGCACGTGCAGATCGCGGATGTGCCGGGGCGGCATGAACCCGGCACCGGCGAGATCAACTTTGCGAAGGTGTTCGAAGCGCTGCAGAAAGCTGGCTGGACAGGATGGATCGGCGCCGAGTACTTCCCGGCGGGTGCGACGGAAGCGGGGCTCGGGTGGATGAAAAGCGAGGATGAATAA